The following proteins come from a genomic window of Pseudomonas sp. WJP1:
- the acs gene encoding acetate--CoA ligase, translating into MFDISTFPKADAVRRAAQLSQDDYHRLYRESIEHPSTFWAEQANRFLDWSTPWQTVQRYDLKTGEAHWFAGARLNVSYNCIDRHLATRGDQTAIIWEGDDPAESTQITYKKLHHYVCRLANVLKSRGVKKGDRVCIYMPMIPEAAYAMLACTRIGAVHSVVFGGFSPDSLRDRILDADCRTVITADEGVRGGKFVPLKHNVDKALQSCPDVSTVIVVERTQNPVDWVEGRDLWYHQALRDVGDDCPPEPMDAEDPLFILYTSGSTGKPKGVLHTTGGYLLQAAMTFKYVLDYREGEVFWCTADVGWVTGHSYIVYGPLANGATTLIFEGVPSYPSTSRFWQVIDKHHVNIFYTAPTALRALMREGAEPLQETSRASLRLLGTVGEPINPEAWEWYFNVVGEQRCPIVDTWWQTETGGIMLSPLVSAQHIKPGCATKPMFGVQPVLLDEHGKEIKGAGSGVLALKSSWPAQIRSVYRDPQRMVDTYFKPYPGYYFTGDGARRDEDGDYWITGRIDDVINVSGHRIGTAEVESALVLHDSIAEAAVVGYPHDVKGQGIYAFVTPMNGVEANEELKKTLLAHVSKEIGSFAKPDLIQWAPALPKTRSGKIMRRILRKIACNELDSLGDTSTLADPSVVQGLIDKRLNQ; encoded by the coding sequence ATGTTCGATATCAGCACGTTCCCAAAAGCCGATGCCGTGCGCCGGGCTGCACAACTGAGTCAAGACGACTATCACCGCCTGTACCGCGAATCCATCGAGCACCCGAGCACCTTCTGGGCCGAACAGGCCAACCGCTTCCTCGACTGGAGCACACCCTGGCAGACCGTCCAGCGCTACGATCTGAAAACCGGTGAAGCCCACTGGTTTGCCGGCGCCAGGCTGAACGTCAGCTACAACTGCATCGACCGTCACCTGGCAACCCGCGGCGATCAGACCGCGATCATCTGGGAAGGCGACGACCCCGCCGAATCCACGCAAATCACCTACAAAAAACTTCACCATTACGTCTGCCGCCTGGCCAACGTGCTCAAAAGCCGTGGCGTGAAGAAAGGCGACCGGGTGTGCATCTACATGCCAATGATCCCTGAAGCGGCCTACGCCATGCTCGCCTGCACGCGCATCGGTGCAGTGCATTCGGTGGTGTTCGGTGGCTTCTCGCCGGATTCGTTGCGCGACCGGATCCTCGATGCCGACTGCCGCACAGTGATCACCGCCGATGAAGGCGTGCGCGGCGGCAAGTTCGTGCCGCTCAAGCACAATGTCGACAAGGCGCTGCAAAGCTGCCCGGATGTCAGCACCGTGATCGTGGTCGAACGGACCCAGAACCCGGTGGACTGGGTCGAGGGCCGCGACCTCTGGTACCACCAGGCGCTGCGCGACGTCGGCGACGACTGCCCGCCCGAGCCGATGGACGCCGAAGACCCGCTGTTCATCCTCTACACCTCCGGCAGCACCGGCAAACCCAAAGGCGTGCTGCACACGACCGGTGGCTACCTGCTGCAAGCGGCCATGACCTTCAAATATGTGCTGGACTACCGCGAAGGCGAAGTGTTCTGGTGCACCGCCGATGTCGGCTGGGTCACTGGCCACAGCTACATCGTCTACGGCCCCCTGGCCAATGGCGCCACCACCCTGATCTTCGAAGGCGTGCCGAGCTACCCGAGCACCTCGCGGTTCTGGCAGGTGATCGACAAGCACCACGTGAACATCTTCTACACCGCCCCCACCGCGCTGCGCGCCCTGATGCGCGAAGGTGCAGAACCGTTGCAGGAAACGTCCCGCGCCAGCCTCAGGTTGCTCGGCACCGTCGGTGAGCCGATCAATCCGGAAGCCTGGGAGTGGTACTTCAACGTCGTCGGCGAACAGCGCTGCCCGATCGTCGATACCTGGTGGCAGACCGAAACCGGCGGCATCATGCTCAGCCCGCTGGTCAGTGCCCAACACATCAAACCCGGCTGCGCGACAAAACCGATGTTCGGCGTGCAACCGGTGCTGCTGGACGAGCATGGCAAGGAAATCAAAGGCGCCGGCAGCGGCGTGCTCGCCCTGAAATCAAGCTGGCCGGCGCAGATCCGCAGCGTCTACCGCGACCCGCAAAGGATGGTCGACACCTACTTCAAACCCTACCCCGGCTACTATTTCACCGGCGATGGCGCCCGTCGCGACGAAGATGGCGACTACTGGATCACCGGGCGCATCGACGATGTCATCAATGTCTCCGGGCACCGCATCGGCACTGCCGAAGTGGAGAGCGCCCTGGTCCTGCATGACAGCATCGCCGAAGCCGCCGTGGTCGGTTACCCCCATGACGTCAAGGGCCAGGGCATCTACGCCTTCGTCACCCCCATGAACGGCGTCGAGGCCAACGAAGAACTGAAGAAAACCTTGCTGGCCCACGTCAGCAAGGAAATCGGCAGCTTCGCCAAGCCCGACCTGATCCAGTGGGCGCCGGCCTTGCCGAAAACCCGTTCGGGCAAGATCATGCGGCGCATTCTGCGCAAGATCGCCTGTAACGAGCTGGACAGCCTGGGTGATACCTCGACCCTCGCCGACCCGAGCGTGGTCCAGGGTTTGATCGACAAGCGCCTGAACCAATAA
- the panC gene encoding pantoate--beta-alanine ligase gives MNTVKTVRELRAAVARARGEGKRIGFVPTMGNLHSGHVALITKATQRVDFVVASIFVNPLQFGAGEDLDKYPRTLAADQEKLLEAGCDLLFAPTVEEMYPDGMAGQTRVSVPKLSEGLCGASRPGHFEGVATVVSKLFNMVQPDLAIFGQKDFQQLAVIRALVHDLNMPIQIIGEPTVRAADGLALSSRNGFLSEEQRAVAPVVYRTLSEIAEAIRQGERDYPALIQTKLQQLEAAGLRPDYLEIRHGLSLRPATPEDRDLVILVAAFLGTTRLIDNLHLNLDTPA, from the coding sequence ATGAACACCGTTAAAACCGTCCGCGAACTGCGGGCCGCCGTGGCCCGTGCCCGCGGTGAAGGCAAGCGCATCGGCTTCGTGCCGACCATGGGCAACCTGCACAGCGGTCATGTCGCGCTGATCACCAAGGCCACCCAACGGGTGGATTTCGTGGTCGCGAGCATTTTCGTCAACCCGCTGCAGTTCGGTGCTGGCGAAGACCTCGACAAATACCCGCGCACCCTCGCCGCCGACCAGGAAAAACTCCTTGAAGCCGGCTGCGACCTGCTGTTCGCGCCAACCGTTGAAGAGATGTATCCCGACGGCATGGCCGGGCAGACCCGCGTCAGCGTCCCGAAACTGTCCGAAGGCCTGTGCGGCGCCAGCCGTCCGGGGCATTTCGAAGGTGTGGCAACGGTGGTCAGCAAGCTGTTCAACATGGTCCAGCCGGACCTGGCGATCTTCGGCCAGAAAGACTTCCAGCAACTGGCGGTCATTCGCGCGCTGGTGCATGACCTGAACATGCCGATCCAGATCATTGGCGAGCCGACCGTGCGGGCAGCCGATGGCCTGGCACTGTCGTCGCGCAATGGCTTCCTCAGCGAAGAGCAGCGCGCCGTGGCACCGGTGGTGTACCGCACGCTGAGCGAGATCGCCGAGGCGATCAGGCAAGGTGAACGCGACTACCCGGCCCTGATCCAAACCAAGCTGCAACAGCTCGAAGCGGCAGGCCTGCGCCCTGACTACCTGGAAATTCGTCATGGCCTGAGCCTGCGTCCGGCAACCCCGGAAGATCGGGACCTGGTGATCCTGGTAGCGGCGTTCCTGGGGACGACTCGCCTGATCGACAACCTGCACCTGAACCTCGACACCCCCGCCTGA
- a CDS encoding class I SAM-dependent rRNA methyltransferase, which translates to MSSLNQALRAALEHRQGLLAELHSQGTDCYRLFHGSQEGAGGLTIDRYGPQLMVQSFHQSLEREALLQLHDIVNQHLGFETLLVYNDRSRGNSRIDREDTVYRADEAALQDLVGHEWGLNYRVRGRHAGQDPLLFLDLRNTRGWVKEHSRNKRVLNLFAYTCGVGLSAAAGGASEVCNLDFAEGNLAVGRENGLLNPQLPTMEFIQSDYFPAIRQMAGLPISQRRGQKLPSYQRLEQRQYDLVLLDPPAWAKSAFGTVDLLRDYQSLLKPALLTTADNGVLICCNNLAKVSMEDWREQVLRCAEKAGRPVREWTVMKPGGDFPSMDQQPPLKTLILQF; encoded by the coding sequence ATGTCCTCCTTGAACCAGGCGCTGCGCGCCGCCCTTGAACATCGCCAGGGTCTGCTGGCCGAGCTGCACAGCCAGGGCACCGACTGCTATCGCCTGTTCCATGGCAGCCAGGAAGGCGCCGGGGGGCTGACGATCGACCGCTACGGCCCGCAACTGATGGTGCAAAGCTTCCACCAGTCGCTGGAGCGCGAGGCGTTGCTGCAATTGCACGACATCGTCAATCAACACCTGGGGTTTGAAACCCTGCTGGTCTACAACGACCGTTCCCGTGGCAACTCGCGCATCGACCGTGAAGACACCGTGTACCGCGCCGACGAAGCCGCGCTGCAAGACCTGGTTGGCCACGAGTGGGGCCTCAATTACCGGGTACGCGGGCGCCATGCCGGGCAAGACCCGCTGCTGTTCCTCGACCTGCGCAATACCCGTGGCTGGGTCAAGGAGCACAGCAGGAACAAGCGCGTGCTGAACCTGTTCGCCTACACCTGCGGGGTCGGCCTCAGCGCCGCAGCCGGTGGAGCCAGCGAAGTGTGCAACCTGGACTTTGCCGAAGGCAACCTGGCGGTCGGTCGCGAGAATGGCCTGCTCAATCCGCAATTGCCGACCATGGAATTTATCCAGTCCGACTACTTCCCGGCCATTCGCCAGATGGCCGGCCTGCCCATCAGCCAGCGTCGCGGGCAGAAACTGCCGAGTTATCAACGCCTGGAACAGCGCCAGTACGATCTGGTGCTGCTCGATCCCCCAGCCTGGGCCAAGAGTGCCTTTGGCACCGTCGACCTGCTGCGCGACTACCAGAGCCTGCTCAAACCGGCATTGCTGACCACCGCTGACAACGGCGTGCTGATCTGCTGCAACAACCTGGCAAAAGTCAGCATGGAAGACTGGCGCGAGCAGGTCTTGCGTTGCGCCGAGAAGGCCGGCCGGCCGGTACGGGAGTGGACCGTCATGAAACCTGGCGGTGACTTCCCGTCGATGGACCAGCAGCCGCCCCTGAAAACACTGATTCTGCAGTTCTAA
- a CDS encoding oxygenase MpaB family protein, with translation MEFIRTRIETQIMSLTGLSLGKLDLENPKGDPGLFGPDSVSWQVHGDFSSMLIGGISALMLQALHPLALAGVWDHSNFREDMLGRLRRTGQFISGTTFGSRRDADWLIEKVRTIHLQITGTAPDGRPYAASDPDLLTWVHVAEVSNFLAAHLRYRNPHLSLADQDRYYAEIALVAERLGARDVPRSRQEITAYLERVRPQLLCDERSREVLRLLLNAPSPSRLARPFGGLMMQAGIDLLPDWASDMLGVSQGPLQRKLIRASVNRSAPMLRWAVRNGSVHRAKRRMGLL, from the coding sequence ATGGAATTCATCCGTACCCGCATTGAAACCCAGATCATGAGCCTGACCGGTCTGTCCTTGGGCAAGCTCGACCTGGAAAACCCCAAGGGCGACCCCGGGCTGTTCGGACCGGATTCGGTGAGCTGGCAAGTCCATGGCGATTTCAGCAGCATGCTGATCGGCGGTATCAGCGCCCTGATGCTGCAAGCGCTGCACCCGCTGGCGTTGGCCGGTGTCTGGGACCATTCGAATTTTCGCGAGGACATGCTCGGTCGCCTGCGCCGCACCGGGCAATTCATTTCCGGCACCACCTTCGGCTCACGACGGGATGCAGACTGGCTGATCGAGAAAGTCCGCACCATCCATTTGCAAATCACTGGCACCGCACCCGATGGCCGACCCTATGCCGCCAGCGATCCCGACCTGCTGACCTGGGTGCACGTGGCCGAGGTCAGCAACTTCCTCGCCGCGCATTTGCGTTATCGAAATCCGCATCTGTCCCTGGCTGATCAGGATCGTTACTACGCAGAGATCGCCCTGGTGGCCGAACGCCTGGGCGCCCGTGACGTGCCGCGCTCCAGGCAGGAAATCACCGCTTATCTCGAGCGCGTGCGCCCGCAATTGTTGTGCGACGAGCGTAGTCGTGAAGTGCTGCGGCTGTTGTTGAACGCCCCCTCCCCCAGTCGTTTGGCCAGGCCTTTCGGCGGCTTGATGATGCAGGCCGGAATCGACCTGCTGCCGGACTGGGCCAGTGACATGCTCGGTGTAAGCCAGGGGCCGCTGCAACGCAAACTGATCCGTGCCAGCGTCAATCGCAGCGCGCCGATGCTGCGCTGGGCGGTGCGCAATGGTTCGGTACATCGCGCGAAACGGCGTATGGGGCTGTTGTAG
- the panB gene encoding 3-methyl-2-oxobutanoate hydroxymethyltransferase: MPAITLTTLQGLKHKGEKITMLTCYDATFAHACNQAGVEVLLVGDSLGMVLQGHDSTLPVTTAEMAYHVAAVKRGNTDALILADLPFMAYATTEQAMTNSALLMQAGAHMIKVEGALWLADSIRLLAERGIPVCAHMGLTPQSVNILGGYKVQGRNENQARQMRADAIALEQAGAAMLLLECVPSELAEEITQAVNIPVIGIGAGHQTDGQVLVLHDMLGLSITGRVPKFVKNFMAGQTSIHAALSAYVTEVKAATFPGIEHGFSA, translated from the coding sequence CACTCTGCAAGGTCTCAAGCACAAAGGTGAAAAAATCACCATGCTGACCTGCTATGACGCGACCTTCGCCCACGCCTGCAACCAGGCCGGTGTAGAAGTGTTGCTGGTGGGCGACTCCCTCGGCATGGTTCTGCAAGGTCATGACAGCACCCTGCCGGTGACCACCGCCGAAATGGCGTACCACGTGGCAGCCGTCAAACGCGGTAACACCGACGCCTTGATCCTTGCCGACTTGCCCTTCATGGCTTACGCCACCACGGAACAGGCCATGACCAACAGCGCCCTGCTGATGCAGGCCGGCGCTCACATGATCAAGGTCGAAGGCGCGCTGTGGTTGGCGGACTCCATCCGCCTGCTGGCGGAGCGAGGCATTCCGGTCTGCGCCCACATGGGCCTGACCCCGCAATCGGTGAACATCCTCGGCGGCTACAAGGTTCAGGGTCGCAACGAAAACCAGGCGCGGCAGATGCGCGCCGATGCCATTGCCCTGGAGCAGGCTGGCGCGGCGATGCTGCTGCTCGAATGTGTGCCCAGCGAGCTGGCCGAAGAAATCACCCAGGCCGTGAACATTCCGGTCATCGGGATTGGCGCCGGCCACCAAACCGACGGCCAGGTACTGGTGCTGCATGACATGCTGGGCCTGTCCATCACCGGTCGCGTACCCAAATTCGTGAAAAACTTCATGGCCGGCCAAACCAGCATTCACGCTGCGTTGAGCGCTTATGTCACTGAAGTCAAAGCGGCGACTTTCCCTGGCATCGAACATGGATTCTCTGCATGA
- the pgi gene encoding glucose-6-phosphate isomerase — MAYYRTPHDVTALPAWQALKDHRQAMQDFNMREAFNADPQRFNQFTLSSCGLFLDYSKNLINAQTRDLLVCLANEVDLKGAIKSLFDGEIVNASEGRPALHTALRRPVGDKLSVNGVNVMPEVHKVLNQITDLVGRIHDGLWRGYSEKPITDVVNIGIGGSFLGPELVSEALLAYAQKGVRCHYLANIDGSEFHELALKLRAETTLFIVSSKSFNTLETLKNAQAARAWYLAQGGSEAELHRHFIAVSSNNAAAVAFGIREENIFPMWDWVGGRYSLWSAIGLPIALAIGMSNFKELLSGAYTMDQHFLNTPFEQNMPVLLALLGVWYGNFWGAQSHAILPYDHYLRNITKHLQQLDMESNGKSVRQDGTPVSTDTGPVIWGGVGCNGQHAYHQLLHQGSQLIPADFIVPIVSFNPVADHHQWLYANCLSQSQALMLGKTLAEAEAELRDKGMSEEEVHKLAPHKVIPGNRPSNTLVVERISPRRLGALVAMYEHKVFVQSVVWGINAFDQWGVELGKELGKGVYNRLVGSEETPADDASTQGLINYFRGRHRG, encoded by the coding sequence ATGGCGTACTACCGCACCCCCCACGACGTGACCGCCCTGCCAGCCTGGCAAGCGTTGAAAGACCACCGCCAGGCCATGCAGGATTTCAACATGCGCGAGGCCTTCAATGCCGACCCGCAGCGTTTTAACCAATTCACCCTCAGCAGCTGCGGCCTGTTTCTCGACTATTCGAAAAACCTGATCAACGCCCAGACCCGCGACCTGCTGGTGTGCCTGGCCAACGAAGTCGACCTCAAGGGCGCGATCAAATCGCTGTTCGATGGCGAAATCGTCAACGCCTCCGAAGGCCGCCCTGCCCTGCACACCGCCCTGCGCCGTCCGGTCGGCGACAAGCTGTCGGTCAATGGCGTCAACGTGATGCCAGAAGTACACAAGGTGCTGAACCAGATCACCGACCTGGTGGGCCGCATCCACGACGGTCTGTGGCGCGGCTATTCCGAGAAGCCGATCACTGACGTGGTCAACATCGGCATCGGCGGTTCGTTCCTCGGCCCGGAACTGGTGTCCGAAGCCCTGCTGGCCTATGCCCAGAAAGGCGTGCGCTGCCACTACCTGGCGAACATCGATGGCAGCGAGTTCCATGAACTGGCGCTGAAGCTGCGCGCCGAGACCACCCTGTTCATCGTCTCGTCGAAATCCTTCAACACCCTCGAAACCCTGAAGAACGCCCAGGCCGCACGTGCCTGGTACCTGGCCCAGGGTGGTTCGGAAGCCGAGCTGCATCGCCACTTCATCGCGGTATCGAGCAACAACGCGGCCGCCGTGGCGTTCGGCATCCGCGAAGAAAACATCTTCCCGATGTGGGACTGGGTGGGCGGGCGTTACTCGCTGTGGTCGGCCATCGGCCTGCCGATCGCCCTGGCCATCGGCATGTCGAACTTCAAGGAACTGCTGTCCGGTGCCTACACCATGGACCAGCACTTCCTCAACACCCCGTTCGAGCAGAACATGCCGGTGCTGCTGGCCCTGCTGGGTGTCTGGTACGGCAACTTCTGGGGCGCGCAAAGCCACGCGATCCTGCCGTACGACCATTACCTGCGTAACATCACCAAGCATCTGCAACAGCTGGACATGGAATCCAATGGCAAGAGCGTGCGCCAGGACGGTACGCCCGTCAGCACCGATACCGGCCCGGTAATCTGGGGCGGCGTGGGCTGCAACGGCCAGCACGCTTACCACCAGTTGCTGCACCAGGGCAGCCAACTGATCCCGGCCGACTTCATCGTGCCGATCGTCAGCTTCAACCCGGTGGCCGACCACCACCAGTGGCTGTATGCCAACTGCCTGTCGCAAAGCCAGGCGCTGATGCTCGGCAAGACGTTGGCCGAAGCTGAAGCCGAACTGCGCGACAAGGGCATGAGCGAAGAAGAGGTGCATAAACTCGCACCGCACAAGGTGATCCCGGGCAACCGCCCGAGCAACACCCTGGTGGTCGAGCGCATCAGCCCGCGGCGCCTGGGTGCGCTGGTGGCGATGTACGAACACAAAGTTTTCGTGCAAAGCGTGGTCTGGGGCATCAACGCCTTCGACCAATGGGGTGTGGAGCTGGGCAAGGAGCTGGGCAAAGGCGTCTACAACCGCTTGGTCGGCAGCGAAGAAACCCCGGCTGACGACGCGTCTACCCAAGGCTTGATCAACTACTTCCGCGGGCGTCACCGCGGCTGA